One genomic region from Myxococcota bacterium encodes:
- a CDS encoding Smr/MutS family protein has product MTPGGDPPKPGGFEAELRRQEERSERAADTAEDAAEPGAPGSAEASAPLRLPPRRFVREDEGRGRAEDVPAKVLRQLRRGQPEPDGELDLHGLDARAAEEQVASYLLDAHHAGKRCVRVVHGRGRHSGRAVLRSALPDWLSQRELAGIVQAFARSPVERDGGGSTLVLLRRPARLR; this is encoded by the coding sequence GTGACCCCGGGCGGCGATCCGCCGAAGCCCGGCGGCTTCGAGGCCGAGCTGCGTCGCCAGGAGGAGCGGTCCGAGCGGGCGGCCGACACCGCGGAAGACGCAGCGGAGCCCGGGGCCCCGGGGTCGGCGGAAGCGTCGGCGCCGCTGCGCCTGCCCCCGCGCCGATTCGTTCGCGAAGACGAGGGGCGCGGCCGGGCCGAGGACGTGCCGGCGAAGGTGCTGCGCCAGCTGCGCCGGGGCCAGCCCGAGCCCGACGGCGAGCTCGACCTCCACGGTCTCGACGCGCGGGCCGCCGAGGAGCAGGTCGCGTCCTACCTGCTCGACGCCCATCACGCGGGGAAGCGCTGCGTACGGGTGGTCCACGGACGCGGCCGTCACAGCGGACGCGCGGTCCTGCGCAGCGCACTCCCCGATTGGCTCAGCCAACGCGAGCTCGCGGGCATCGTGCAGGCCTTCGCGCGCTCGCCGGTCGAGCGCGACGGGGGTGGCAGCACCCTCGTGCTCTTGCGGCGACCGGCGCGCCTGCGCTGA